Proteins encoded within one genomic window of Rossellomorea vietnamensis:
- a CDS encoding ABC transporter ATP-binding protein yields MITFDQTTKTYEGDVTAVKGVDFTVEKGHIIVLLGPSGCGKTTLLRMVNRLESITDGKIIIDGQDSMELNQIELRRKIGYVIQSNGLFPNMTIEENVMIVPDMLGWGKKEKKERFNKLMDMIGLSGDKFGKRYPHELSGGQQQRIGVIRALAADPPVMLMDEPFGALDPIIREKIQDEFLQIQREVKKTILFVSHDIDEAIKMADKIVLLRGGEIMQYDTPSEMLVRPKSDFVYEFFGKDRAIKSLSLHTISDLKNIIGLADFDESIPDTKTINVRHDLRNTLSMLLNQEADQVIVTDDGGNKLGAITIDLVQKYLHYEIKGKSNVVQKG; encoded by the coding sequence ATGATTACATTTGATCAGACTACTAAGACATACGAAGGCGATGTGACAGCGGTTAAAGGTGTCGACTTTACCGTGGAAAAAGGTCATATCATCGTACTGCTTGGACCTTCGGGCTGCGGTAAGACGACTTTATTACGAATGGTGAATCGACTGGAGTCGATTACCGATGGGAAAATCATCATCGACGGACAGGATTCAATGGAATTAAACCAGATTGAGCTTCGCAGAAAAATCGGTTACGTCATCCAAAGCAACGGACTCTTTCCGAATATGACGATAGAAGAGAACGTCATGATTGTTCCTGACATGTTAGGGTGGGGAAAGAAAGAGAAAAAGGAACGCTTCAACAAATTGATGGATATGATCGGGCTGAGCGGGGATAAATTCGGAAAACGATATCCCCATGAACTATCCGGGGGACAGCAGCAAAGAATCGGTGTCATTCGTGCGCTGGCAGCAGATCCTCCCGTCATGTTGATGGATGAGCCGTTCGGGGCACTCGATCCGATCATCCGTGAGAAGATACAGGATGAATTCCTGCAGATTCAACGGGAAGTGAAGAAAACCATCTTGTTTGTAAGTCATGATATCGATGAAGCAATCAAGATGGCAGACAAGATTGTATTATTACGGGGAGGGGAAATCATGCAGTATGATACTCCCTCAGAGATGCTTGTCCGTCCTAAGAGTGACTTTGTATATGAGTTCTTCGGGAAAGACCGTGCCATAAAGAGCCTCAGTCTACATACGATATCCGATTTGAAGAATATTATTGGATTGGCAGATTTTGATGAATCGATTCCTGATACGAAGACCATCAATGTGCGTCACGATCTCAGAAATACGTTGTCGATGCTCTTGAATCAGGAAGCTGATCAAGTGATCGTGACGGATGATGGTGGGAATAAATTAGGCGCAATCACCATCGATCTAGTTCAGAAGTATCTTCATTATGAAATCAAAGGAAAATCGAACGTGGTTCAGAAAGGATGA
- a CDS encoding glycine betaine ABC transporter substrate-binding protein, with translation MKQKLKWVGMVTLILMLTACSNVGIGGKQISVGGKNFTEQYLLSEMTAFLLKEEGFKVKQMNNLGSTVVRKALENEQVDLMWEYTGTALITYMGQEPMSDPEKTFEKVKELDSKKGIHWMNMSNVNNTYALAMNKDEARELGIESISDLAQYVNSHPGELTMASDAEFANRADGLPGVEEKYGFKFGSGQIKQMDLGLTQRALNNHQVDVSVAFETDATIVDYDLVTLKDDKNFFPPYRAAVSINKEVYKKYPEIKEITGKLADKLNSDIMRELNYKVDIEGNSVSVVAHDWLVENDLIKD, from the coding sequence ATGAAACAGAAGCTGAAATGGGTTGGGATGGTGACCCTTATACTTATGCTTACCGCATGTTCGAACGTTGGGATAGGCGGCAAGCAAATATCCGTCGGTGGCAAGAACTTTACCGAGCAATACCTGCTTTCTGAGATGACGGCCTTTCTTTTAAAAGAAGAGGGGTTTAAAGTCAAGCAGATGAACAATCTTGGAAGTACCGTCGTCCGTAAGGCACTGGAAAATGAGCAGGTGGATCTGATGTGGGAATACACGGGAACAGCCTTGATCACCTATATGGGGCAGGAACCGATGTCAGATCCCGAGAAAACGTTTGAAAAAGTGAAAGAGCTTGATTCAAAAAAAGGAATTCACTGGATGAATATGTCCAATGTGAATAACACATACGCCCTTGCCATGAATAAAGACGAGGCAAGGGAGTTGGGAATCGAATCAATCAGTGATCTAGCTCAATACGTTAATAGTCATCCTGGTGAATTGACAATGGCATCTGATGCTGAATTTGCTAATCGTGCCGATGGACTTCCAGGTGTGGAGGAGAAATACGGCTTCAAATTCGGTTCGGGACAGATAAAGCAGATGGATCTTGGCTTGACTCAAAGAGCTTTGAATAACCATCAGGTGGACGTATCGGTTGCCTTTGAAACGGATGCAACGATCGTGGATTATGATCTTGTCACTTTAAAGGATGATAAAAATTTCTTCCCGCCTTACAGGGCAGCTGTCAGTATTAACAAAGAAGTATATAAAAAGTATCCCGAAATCAAAGAAATCACTGGGAAATTGGCAGATAAACTAAACAGTGATATTATGCGGGAACTGAATTACAAAGTGGATATTGAAGGAAATAGTGTATCCGTTGTGGCCCATGATTGGCTGGTGGAAAATGACTTAATAAAAGATTGA
- a CDS encoding TetR/AcrR family transcriptional regulator, giving the protein MPKPTFFNLKEEKRNVLVEAAKKEFSRVSLYDASIANILKTAGIPRGSFYQYFENKEDAFFYLVGEHARKRFETFIALLETHDGDLFEATRVMFHTMLAFSYENGQNNFIRNVLLNMNYKIEKTFTQTLTRETIDQRYEEIFLLVNKDQFAIDNKSDLYHVLQILSAVTFHNLVQSIADELTLEEALGKYDKEINMIKRGLCKSSS; this is encoded by the coding sequence TTGCCTAAACCTACATTCTTCAATTTGAAGGAAGAGAAAAGGAACGTTTTGGTGGAAGCAGCCAAGAAGGAGTTTTCCAGGGTATCCCTATATGATGCCTCCATTGCAAACATCCTGAAGACCGCTGGAATCCCAAGGGGAAGCTTCTATCAGTACTTTGAAAATAAAGAGGATGCCTTTTTCTACCTCGTTGGTGAGCATGCCCGGAAACGGTTTGAAACCTTTATTGCTTTGTTGGAAACCCATGATGGGGATTTGTTCGAAGCGACAAGGGTCATGTTTCATACAATGCTGGCGTTTTCCTATGAGAATGGACAAAATAATTTTATTCGGAACGTCCTCTTGAATATGAATTACAAAATAGAAAAAACGTTCACTCAGACGTTAACCAGGGAAACTATCGATCAGCGCTATGAAGAAATCTTCCTCTTAGTAAATAAAGATCAATTTGCCATTGATAATAAATCGGATTTGTATCATGTATTGCAAATCCTTTCAGCGGTCACATTCCATAACCTTGTTCAGAGCATTGCTGACGAATTGACTCTTGAAGAAGCCCTGGGAAAATACGATAAGGAAATAAACATGATTAAAAGAGGATTGTGTAAATCCTCTTCATAA
- a CDS encoding D-serine ammonia-lyase — MDPKLLSDLQSQKETLWTNPLIQSGDIPEGGLREIFDAEQRFARFAPYIKKVFPEAANGMIESPIKRLGNMEIALQDYFQTTIKGQLLLKCDNELPIAGSIKARGGIYEVLKIAETVALEQNWIQETDDYTVLASSRFRNFYSRYSIAVGSTGNLGLSIGIMGAALGFKVTVHMSRDARGWKKELLREKGVNVIEHEQDFSHAVAEGRKQCELDPDCFFIDDENSKDLFMGYAVAALRLKKQFEVEGILVDHDHPLIVYLPCGVGGGPGGVTYGLKHVFGEHVHCYFAEPVNSPCMLLGLASGRHEGISVQDIGLSNRTEADGLAVGRPSALAGRMINELVNGVYTVSDKNLFKLLTLLHQSESIFVEPSAVAGMFGPFLPDVQEHLSSIDVELSHATHVVWATGGSLVPEAIKDEYVKKGKVFLVG, encoded by the coding sequence ATGGATCCGAAATTATTATCGGATTTACAGTCGCAAAAAGAAACGTTATGGACAAACCCGTTAATCCAATCGGGTGATATCCCAGAGGGCGGTCTCCGGGAAATCTTTGACGCGGAGCAGCGGTTCGCCCGTTTTGCTCCCTATATAAAAAAGGTCTTCCCAGAAGCGGCAAACGGAATGATCGAGTCCCCAATCAAGCGGCTGGGAAACATGGAAATTGCGCTTCAAGATTATTTTCAAACAACGATAAAAGGTCAGCTGCTCCTCAAATGTGACAACGAGCTCCCGATTGCAGGTTCGATCAAAGCCAGGGGAGGCATTTATGAAGTATTGAAAATTGCGGAAACGGTTGCTTTGGAACAGAACTGGATCCAAGAGACAGACGACTATACGGTGCTGGCATCGAGTCGCTTCAGGAATTTCTATTCAAGGTATTCCATCGCTGTCGGTTCCACGGGAAACCTTGGATTAAGTATAGGAATAATGGGGGCGGCGCTAGGTTTCAAGGTCACTGTACATATGTCCCGGGATGCGAGAGGGTGGAAGAAGGAGCTCTTGAGAGAAAAGGGGGTTAACGTTATAGAACATGAACAAGACTTCTCCCATGCGGTTGCTGAAGGAAGAAAGCAGTGTGAGTTGGATCCAGATTGTTTCTTCATTGATGATGAAAATTCAAAGGATTTATTCATGGGCTATGCAGTTGCGGCACTCAGGCTTAAGAAACAGTTTGAGGTAGAGGGGATCCTTGTAGATCATGACCACCCTTTGATTGTTTACCTGCCATGCGGGGTGGGCGGTGGTCCAGGTGGGGTGACCTATGGTTTGAAGCATGTATTCGGTGAACATGTTCATTGTTATTTTGCAGAACCTGTCAATTCCCCTTGTATGCTCCTTGGACTTGCATCAGGCAGACATGAAGGGATTTCAGTCCAGGATATTGGATTGAGCAATCGTACGGAAGCGGATGGTTTGGCGGTGGGCAGACCCTCTGCCCTTGCAGGTAGAATGATTAACGAACTGGTGAACGGGGTATATACGGTAAGCGATAAGAATCTATTCAAATTGCTTACTTTGCTGCATCAGTCAGAATCCATCTTCGTCGAGCCGTCGGCAGTGGCGGGGATGTTTGGTCCCTTCCTGCCGGATGTGCAGGAACACCTTTCCTCTATTGACGTGGAATTATCACATGCCACCCATGTAGTATGGGCCACGGGAGGAAGTCTAGTGCCGGAAGCCATCAAGGATGAGTACGTGAAAAAAGGCAAGGTTTTTTTGGTTGGCTGA
- a CDS encoding putative hydro-lyase, translating into MLPSELRTSIRCGKHQTHTSGVCQDYVQANLVVLPKEYAFDFLLFTMRNPKSCPIVEVLEPGQFQSKYGKNSDIRTDIPLYHVYEDGQLVDKKQRIDEIWSEDLVSFLIGCSFTFESQLIKGDIPLRHIEENKNVAMYQTDIQTEKAGVFEGPMVVSMRPIPDSLVQKAAEITALFPKMHGAPVHIGDPAEIGIQDITKPDYGDFVGIRDGETPMFWACGVTPQAVALHAKIPYMLTHSPGCMFVTDWKNEEYLQEGK; encoded by the coding sequence ATGTTACCTTCAGAACTAAGAACGAGCATCAGATGCGGAAAGCACCAAACTCACACTTCAGGTGTCTGCCAGGATTATGTACAAGCGAACCTGGTTGTTCTTCCTAAGGAATATGCCTTTGACTTTTTATTATTCACCATGCGCAACCCAAAATCCTGTCCGATCGTCGAAGTGTTGGAACCAGGGCAATTCCAATCCAAGTATGGTAAAAATTCAGATATTCGCACTGACATCCCTTTGTATCACGTGTATGAAGATGGCCAATTAGTTGATAAGAAGCAGCGGATCGATGAAATATGGAGCGAGGATCTGGTAAGCTTCCTAATCGGATGCAGTTTCACATTCGAGAGTCAGCTTATTAAGGGGGACATCCCTCTGCGTCATATTGAGGAAAATAAAAATGTAGCCATGTATCAGACCGATATTCAGACGGAAAAAGCCGGAGTATTTGAAGGGCCCATGGTCGTTTCCATGAGACCAATACCTGATTCACTCGTACAGAAAGCAGCAGAAATAACCGCACTTTTCCCAAAAATGCACGGTGCTCCTGTCCATATCGGCGATCCCGCTGAAATCGGCATACAGGATATCACGAAACCGGATTACGGCGACTTTGTCGGAATAAGGGATGGAGAGACTCCCATGTTCTGGGCTTGCGGGGTTACCCCTCAGGCAGTGGCCCTTCATGCGAAAATCCCCTACATGCTCACCCATTCCCCGGGATGTATGTTCGTTACCGACTGGAAAAACGAAGAGTATTTGCAGGAAGGGAAATAA
- a CDS encoding TetR/AcrR family transcriptional regulator: MDKRNAILESAVELFGAHGYNQTSMQQIAESVGISKGSLYSYFQSKEDLIISIYEHYQQLVFERAFVVGLDGNLPPMERFAKQFQVQFEGILEYKSYMKMHMRGESTKNSEKLAAMEHRMRGRLFSWLEQNLLEVYGEEIRPYKWDLMWMTQSIYASYMMLMISHDDTLDPSRLGAHLVRQITLLANDFLSGNSSPQLNDDMMKSFSVSMDKEGAFISFENRENAWRSLYGKIKGMDNGRDYMVIANRISEECRESEPDKLILKGLFRLLMDSEELRIEAEELERQLLPV; this comes from the coding sequence ATGGATAAGCGGAATGCAATACTCGAATCAGCAGTTGAACTCTTTGGAGCTCACGGTTACAATCAGACGTCCATGCAGCAAATCGCCGAAAGTGTCGGCATATCAAAAGGCTCCCTTTACTCATATTTTCAATCAAAGGAAGATTTGATCATATCGATTTACGAACATTATCAACAGCTTGTATTTGAACGGGCATTCGTTGTAGGATTGGATGGGAATCTGCCTCCGATGGAGAGATTTGCAAAACAGTTCCAAGTACAATTCGAAGGGATATTGGAGTACAAGTCTTATATGAAGATGCACATGCGAGGGGAATCCACGAAAAATAGTGAAAAACTGGCGGCTATGGAGCATCGTATGAGGGGGCGTCTGTTCAGCTGGCTTGAACAGAATCTCCTCGAGGTGTATGGAGAAGAAATAAGACCTTACAAATGGGATCTGATGTGGATGACCCAATCCATCTATGCGTCTTATATGATGCTGATGATATCTCATGATGACACTCTTGATCCCTCAAGGCTGGGAGCACATTTAGTAAGGCAGATTACGCTTCTTGCTAATGACTTCCTAAGTGGAAATAGCTCTCCGCAATTGAATGACGACATGATGAAATCCTTTTCTGTCAGTATGGACAAGGAAGGTGCTTTCATATCGTTTGAGAACAGGGAGAACGCTTGGAGATCCCTGTATGGGAAGATCAAGGGGATGGATAATGGTAGAGATTATATGGTCATAGCGAATCGGATTTCTGAGGAATGCCGTGAATCGGAGCCGGACAAATTGATCTTGAAGGGATTATTCCGATTACTGATGGATTCGGAAGAGTTAAGAATCGAAGCTGAAGAATTAGAAAGACAGCTCCTTCCCGTGTGA
- a CDS encoding MDR family MFS transporter, whose protein sequence is MNNTNSNTQSETFNKTPLLIVLISGAFAAILNQTLLGTALPHIMTDLNLDASTAQWLTSIFMLVNGVMIPITAFLIERFTTRALFLSAMGLFAGGTLICAVAPNFGFLMVGRIIQASGAGIIMPLMQTILFLIYPVEKRGAAMGMFGLVISFAPAIGPTLSGWLVEQFPWRSLFYVILPIVIVDFIVAYFILKNVTKQTYPKLDILSIILSSLGFGGLLYGFSIAGSQGWGSVQVIVSMIVGSVTLFWFITRQFKLKQPILEFRVFQNKMFTLTTVLGMVVFIAMIGAATVLPLLMQNMLGFSAFESGLMLLPGALLMGLMNPITGRIFDKFGARWLAIIGLTILTVTTFMFTNLSSDTSFMYLATVNAVRMFGVAMVMMPVTTAGLNQLDRSLIPHGTAMNNTMRQVSGAVGTALLVTVMTTSADPGRGLEGMIHGVNVSFIVAGITAIAGLVLSFFIKSGRPARVRSNA, encoded by the coding sequence ATGAATAACACAAATTCCAATACCCAATCCGAAACCTTTAACAAAACACCATTGCTCATAGTCCTCATATCAGGCGCGTTCGCAGCCATACTCAATCAAACGTTGCTTGGGACGGCTCTCCCTCATATCATGACGGATCTGAATCTTGATGCGAGTACCGCCCAGTGGCTTACGTCGATCTTTATGCTCGTGAACGGGGTGATGATCCCGATTACGGCATTCCTGATCGAGCGCTTCACGACAAGGGCTTTATTCCTGAGTGCCATGGGCTTATTTGCAGGCGGGACGCTCATATGTGCTGTTGCACCTAACTTCGGCTTCTTGATGGTCGGAAGAATCATCCAGGCTTCGGGAGCAGGTATCATCATGCCACTTATGCAAACCATCCTCTTTCTTATTTATCCTGTTGAGAAAAGAGGAGCGGCCATGGGAATGTTCGGACTGGTCATTTCATTCGCTCCGGCAATCGGACCGACCCTTTCTGGCTGGCTTGTTGAACAATTCCCTTGGAGAAGCTTGTTCTATGTGATTTTACCGATCGTCATCGTGGATTTTATCGTCGCGTATTTCATTTTAAAGAATGTGACCAAACAAACGTATCCGAAACTCGATATTCTTTCCATCATTCTTTCTTCACTTGGATTTGGTGGATTATTGTATGGCTTCAGTATTGCAGGAAGCCAAGGGTGGGGGAGTGTTCAGGTCATTGTATCGATGATTGTGGGAAGTGTGACACTCTTCTGGTTCATCACAAGACAGTTTAAGTTGAAGCAGCCGATTCTCGAATTCCGTGTGTTTCAAAATAAGATGTTCACATTAACGACAGTGCTGGGGATGGTCGTGTTTATCGCGATGATCGGAGCGGCTACGGTCCTTCCTCTTCTTATGCAGAATATGCTGGGGTTCTCCGCCTTTGAATCAGGCCTTATGCTCCTTCCCGGGGCACTTTTGATGGGGCTGATGAACCCTATTACCGGGAGGATCTTTGATAAGTTCGGAGCCCGGTGGCTTGCCATTATCGGGTTGACCATTCTCACAGTCACGACGTTTATGTTTACGAATTTATCATCAGACACCTCGTTTATGTATCTGGCAACGGTCAATGCCGTCAGGATGTTCGGGGTTGCCATGGTCATGATGCCGGTAACCACTGCCGGGCTGAATCAGTTGGATAGGAGTCTGATCCCACACGGCACAGCTATGAACAATACGATGAGACAAGTCTCAGGTGCCGTCGGAACTGCACTTCTAGTAACTGTGATGACAACGAGTGCCGATCCCGGAAGAGGACTGGAAGGGATGATTCATGGCGTCAATGTCTCATTCATCGTTGCCGGCATTACGGCAATTGCTGGACTCGTTCTCTCCTTTTTCATAAAAAGCGGGCGACCAGCGAGAGTTAGAAGTAATGCCTGA
- a CDS encoding ABC transporter permease, whose product MKSKENRTWFRKDDTVNTKKIVSNIVRYVVYALVILFFGWAIKNHYFDYMFSQSNTFLHLLKQHLQLVLVSSLLALVVAVPVGILITRKQFRRAEWIVSNTVNFGQTIPSLAVLALMISILGIGFKTAIFALFIYSLLPIYRNTVAGIDSIDENLIDAARGMGMKPHQILFRIELPNAAYSILAGIRTAVVLNIGTAALAYVVGGGGLGVWIFTGIQLFDNGYLISGAIPVTILAILVDLLLRLIERLVVPKGTKQTLEM is encoded by the coding sequence ATGAAATCAAAGGAAAATCGAACGTGGTTCAGAAAGGATGATACGGTGAATACCAAGAAGATAGTCAGTAATATTGTCCGGTATGTAGTGTATGCACTTGTCATCCTTTTCTTTGGCTGGGCGATAAAAAATCATTATTTTGATTATATGTTTAGTCAATCCAATACATTTCTCCATTTATTGAAACAGCATCTTCAGCTGGTCCTGGTGTCTTCGTTGCTTGCTCTTGTGGTGGCGGTTCCAGTGGGGATCTTGATTACCCGAAAGCAGTTCAGGAGGGCTGAGTGGATTGTGTCGAATACAGTTAATTTTGGCCAAACCATTCCAAGTCTGGCTGTACTTGCCCTGATGATCAGTATTTTGGGCATCGGGTTTAAAACAGCCATATTCGCTCTGTTTATTTATTCCCTTTTACCGATTTACCGAAATACAGTTGCAGGTATCGACTCGATTGATGAGAATCTCATTGATGCAGCAAGAGGGATGGGGATGAAACCTCATCAAATCCTTTTCCGTATTGAATTGCCGAATGCAGCTTACTCGATCCTTGCAGGGATCAGGACAGCTGTCGTACTTAACATAGGAACTGCCGCTCTGGCGTACGTCGTTGGAGGAGGCGGGTTAGGTGTCTGGATATTTACTGGGATTCAACTATTCGATAATGGCTATCTGATTTCAGGAGCTATTCCGGTAACGATACTCGCCATTCTCGTAGATTTATTATTGAGACTCATTGAGCGGCTGGTCGTTCCTAAAGGCACGAAACAAACATTGGAAATGTAA
- a CDS encoding glycosyltransferase family 2 protein yields the protein MKPTVSIVIPFYNCTYVDQAIRSALNQTYLNTEVIVVDDGSTRELERLTPFLNRITYIKKENGGTATAVNEGIKKSSGEYIVWLSSDDHFHKQKVEKQLNYMISKGAKASFHNYDYINKDNEILLPFVGKRFSNAEEIYRSITRINPINGCSVMVHRDVFKNIGYFSPNLKFTQDYEMWCRMLMKGYVIYYLDEVLLKYRSHPDSGTSKHPDQMKREVTAIRHYYNHQIHQYAVQHSDKLKSIKF from the coding sequence ATGAAACCGACTGTATCAATAGTGATCCCTTTTTATAACTGTACTTACGTGGATCAGGCCATTCGAAGCGCCTTAAACCAAACGTACCTGAATACTGAAGTCATTGTCGTGGATGATGGCTCTACAAGAGAGTTGGAAAGATTGACCCCTTTCCTGAACAGAATTACGTATATAAAAAAAGAAAACGGAGGGACAGCAACCGCCGTTAATGAAGGGATCAAAAAATCCAGTGGTGAATATATCGTCTGGTTGAGTTCGGATGATCACTTTCATAAACAAAAAGTAGAAAAACAATTGAATTACATGATTAGTAAAGGCGCCAAAGCAAGTTTTCATAATTATGATTATATAAATAAAGACAATGAAATATTGCTTCCGTTCGTAGGGAAAAGGTTTTCAAATGCAGAAGAAATCTACCGTTCAATCACGCGTATCAACCCCATTAACGGGTGCTCTGTGATGGTTCACAGAGATGTATTTAAGAATATTGGTTATTTCAGTCCGAATCTGAAATTCACTCAAGACTATGAAATGTGGTGCCGTATGCTGATGAAAGGCTATGTCATTTACTATTTGGATGAAGTCCTGCTCAAATATCGGTCGCACCCTGACTCCGGAACGAGTAAGCATCCTGACCAAATGAAAAGGGAAGTGACTGCGATCAGGCATTACTATAATCATCAGATCCATCAATATGCAGTCCAACACTCAGACAAGTTAAAAAGCATCAAGTTCTAA
- a CDS encoding ABC transporter permease gives MEFLEVNAPRILDLTIEHAVLVGLAIIVALLIGVPLGIYLTTNDYLAETVLQIASVMLTIPSIALFGVMIPIFSIINQGIGFVPAFVALVLYSQLPIIRNTYTAIRNVSPEMRDAAKGVGMKTHQRLLRVEIPNAFPVIMAGIRTAVVMNIGIGVIAAYIGAGGLGVLITQGISRGDNYLIISGSVAVAILAMIADAILLWIQKRYTPKSIA, from the coding sequence ATGGAATTTCTAGAGGTGAATGCACCTCGGATTCTTGATCTGACGATAGAGCATGCGGTTCTCGTGGGTCTTGCGATCATCGTCGCTTTACTGATCGGGGTACCTTTGGGAATTTATTTAACGACAAACGATTATCTTGCTGAGACGGTGTTGCAGATTGCCTCTGTCATGCTGACGATTCCGAGTATTGCCTTATTTGGAGTGATGATTCCGATATTCTCTATCATCAATCAGGGAATTGGCTTTGTTCCTGCCTTTGTGGCACTGGTACTCTATTCTCAGCTGCCGATCATACGAAATACATATACAGCGATACGGAATGTGAGCCCGGAGATGCGAGATGCGGCAAAGGGGGTTGGGATGAAGACTCATCAGCGTCTACTGAGAGTCGAAATTCCAAATGCCTTTCCGGTTATAATGGCAGGCATACGTACGGCAGTCGTCATGAATATCGGAATCGGTGTCATAGCGGCTTACATAGGGGCCGGTGGGCTTGGTGTCCTCATCACACAGGGGATTTCGAGAGGGGACAACTACCTGATCATCAGTGGTTCTGTGGCAGTGGCAATACTTGCCATGATCGCTGACGCCATCTTGTTGTGGATACAAAAACGCTATACACCAAAAAGCATTGCATAA